The sequence TTTCTGCCGCTTGATACTATTATTATTTAGTAGTCGTCCTTGCACCTGGGTTTATTAGAAACACGATCCCCGTCATCACAGATATAATGTATAATTCATGTCCGTCCTGGTGACGCTCCAAGGTACATGAAAGCAGGAAATAATTTATCTTGAAACCAGGAGACTGGAAATTGAATTCAAAACCAAAGAGTCCCCAGCATCTTAATAATAGGAGGGTACGGAAAGTGTTGCTTCTTCCAAACTTGAAATTCGAATCGTCGCTGATTTGCATGATCCTGCTTGAATACTTCGGTTTAATCCTTGCGGACGATAGGAAACGTACATCACAGCGCCCTCATCGTCTTTAATGCAAACTTTCTCAATTTGAGATTGTGTAAGACAAGAGGAATCGTCATGTCCCTATGATTTTAATTTACTCAGCTTATATGCTTTGAATTAAATTGCTTAACTCTCTTAAACTCAATAGTTTTTCTTGAAGGCATTGCCGCGTGTCTTAAATTTGAATCATTTCTTGACTTGTAGTCTAAGCAGGCAGCCTACCCTACTCAGTAGTTGTAAAAAGGACAGTAACATACGATTTCTGCGGTCTGAATTAACTTCAGATTCTCTTTTTGTCTTCGTAAGACTTCATTTGACCACGAAACTTTCATTAAACCACAATCGGGTGATCTTGAGAGGTTGTTAAATACAAAAGTCTGTGGACACGCAGTCAAGCTCTGTAAGATGGAATGAGAATCCATCATAGCACAGGACACCGTGACTACCATTCGGTATAAGTGCTTATCCTTTAGCAGAAtggctttaaaattttgattgacttGACGGTGTAAGGTaaaattatttgtattgtaaTGGAGGTTTTAGGGTGCTGTCACATGTCGTGCAAAAGTTATAAATGTTAGCAAATAGTAAACTTCAGATATTGGAGTGccaaaatttgatatcaaaattGCAAACCTGAGTTTTACATGTGGTGTTCTATTACAGACTCTGTTTTTTTCGAATTCTACTGTCACCTGCAACCAACAACTCTTTCATATAACCATATCAAATACAAGTTTACATTAATTTCACAATTTGTATCACTCCACTGACATTTGGCATAAACCAAGAACAGATTTACCgggtattttttatttctacggTAAAAATCAAGGATTTCCGTCTGCCGTTTATTGCTTTAAAACCGCAATGATAATTGTCTTGGTGAAATTGATTAATATTTCTATAAAACTTGTACAAACGAGGTCATCATCACACAGATATATAgagaacacaaacaaacacaaactaataAATCAGTGGtgacaaaatgtgcaaatacaCTAAACAATTTATACAGAAAAATTATCGTTTTCATCTCATACACATATATATCGAGATACAAGGTCGAAACAACCTTGACGATATCACAAGAGTTAGGGTATCAAGGTACCAGACACcttgaaagtaaatttttggaACTTTCAAACCCAAACTTTCCGCAAGAACATTTTAACGAGTCTCATGAGCATTGGAGCTGCCGTgcaattttggtaccagagaaacaaattaactacACGTAAAATTTACCAAAATTCGTAATGGCCGCTTTCCCCGTGTTACTAGTAACTCTTAGACtattttttcttacaaaatgaAGACGGTGAAACTTAGTTCACTCCAAATAAAAGAGTCAAAATAAATCAACAGAAGCGGTGGAATTTGTGAAGAATTCTAAACATTTGAGATTCCGAACCTCTGTCCCTGAGGAGTATACTAACTTAAAAGAATTTAACTGTACAAGTTTATGGTAAAAAGCACAAAAACAATAAAGTACTGCACAAAAAACCACGAAAACTGCACAAAATGTATACTATGGTTCAGATAAGTGATAGAAAGTGATTTTTGCATAGAATAAAGGTGTAAAGGAAagatattttgttaaattttccttcCTGAAATTGAGGGTAATAATTAAACCAAtgtttcttgaaattcaaagcaAATTTGAGTAAATGAAGCGTAATGTTGTAATTTTGAACTAGTTCACCAGCTACGGCATCATAACTGTGATGACATGGGTATTTGACTGCGCATAATCCAGCTCTGGAATTATACACCAGGTAAATATTAATGACAACAAAGTTCCTGGCTAACCTGACAAATTATTCACATCTGCATAGCTTCATTTAGGACTGTACAGCGGACTTAAGAACGTGTTTCATTGCCTAATTTCGCATTTCTCGGATACTGTGTGTACCCCTAAAATtacatatataattatatttttctgtaGGAGGTTATTACCTGAGCTCGAACTTATATACACGATCAGACTGCTTTTTTTCGCATAAACtcctcattttaaaaaaaagatGTTCAAAAATATAGATTATGAGGGCACTGAATTTTGCTCGTATAAAACGTAACACGGTGTCGAAAATgtcatttattctttcaagatgACGTAAGAATTTTGTAAATATCTTGAAGATTGACATAGATGCAAATTAAAACGCGTACGTAAAATGGTATTTTTACTGAACACGAATGTAGTGCCGCTTTTCCAGTGTCTGAGGTTCAATTTGTTTACGATTAGATAGTTTTGCGCTTGATTCAACACATTACGATTGGTCATCAACTCGTAGGTCGTAGTCAACGATTTCATGCGCGTTGTTGCCATCCTCATCCGTCACGTGATTCAAATCGCCGTTATCGATGTCATCTGACCTATCGAAAGGTCGTGAGTTATCAGCCTTCGTCGTGCTCTCGTTGCTATCGCTGTCGGACCCCGGCTCCGTTGTGACGTCACCATACTCTCCGCCGCTCTGATTGGTTGCAGCTAATGCGATCACGAGTGTCACAAACAGGCAGATGGCGATAATCGATAGAATGATCGAAATATTGGTGTATCTTCCAGCTGTCTCATTTCTTAGGTTTCTTCTGTGTCTTATGGCCTAGGGAATcaatatgataaaatgtaacGTTCAGTTTACTAAAATTGTTATTTAATGAAAGAAATCTAATCAAAGGCATACATACTgaaagacagacaggcagacagacagagagagactaTGACGACGGTTGTTCATAAGGGAAACAGAATAATTGCTGACAGTAGCGACTTTCAGACAGAAAGAAACTCACGTCTAATCGTCATCCACTGCAAAAGCTTTATAGATTTATGATGCAAATCTGCCCTTTTTGAGTATGTTATTACAGTCCAAAACGTTTAACACTTTCCCGGGTAATTATCTTGATGATAAGACTTACCAGACATGACAAAACTATGGCTGGTATGCCGAGAGGAAAGAATAGAATACACGCTAGTATTGCTAGTACCAAACCAATGATGTCACCATTTGTTGCCTTGCCCTTTGCTGGCGGTGCAGAAGGAGTGGCTGTTTCATTACTTGTTTCGACGATTGTGAACTGTTGGTCCGGAGGTAGCTTAGGCTGTAAGAATGACAGATaatgaccaaaaaaattgacaaaatgatTCGTTTATTTATGATTAACCTTTTAAAGATCTTCGACCATTTAAAGCAGGTCAAATTAAGTAATTTacagtgaaaaatattaaacgtACAGGATTTGCATTCCCATCTCATTTGCCGACCACGTTGCTCACCAAATGTAGAATTCAGCTTTAATCTGATACCAGATGCAGAAAGACATTCATTTATCTTTCATCACGTGACTTATAATACAGTGAGTCGTAGATATTGGTGACCCTGATATGTCGACCGATAATACAGTCAGTCGTGGATATTGCCACTCTTAATATTTGACCGATAAAAAGCTTGTCGTAGATGTTGGCTACCCTAATATCTAGACGACAGCGCCATCACCGATGAAATATGCCACACCACATGTGACGGTAATGAGTTCAGTTCTAATCAAGGTAGTACGCGCCCAAAACTGaaatacttcaacttttgctaaaattttccaTAGGAAACTTTAACTCATTCTCTTAGTAAgcttaaattaaaaataaaaaaatcagggaTGACTGAGTGTGACCGCGCAAATTTAGGAACCAGAGAAGCAAATTAACCATCATTTACTCGATTTGGACTTCCAAACGGCCACCATGATACCCATGTTAAGTATAAAAATCAAATTACTctaaaaaattcaatttgagGAACAACAAGCAGCACATCAGAAAAGTTTCGGAAAAATTTGGGAGTCTGTGAATGTATAACCTTCTTTGCAACACTATGTTGCTGTGCAGATAAGTGAAAATTAGAACTGAAAGCGTGGTCATGTACTTGCACATTTTCAGGGTATATCTaccaatagatagatagatagatagatagatgatagatagatagatagatagatagatagatagatagatagatagatagatagatagacagacagacagacagacagacagacagacagacagacagacagacagacagacagacagacagacagacagatagatagatagatagatagatagatagatagatagatagatagatagatagatagatagatagatagatagatagatagatagatagatagatagatagatagatagatagatagataaaatataataaaataacaaaacaaaccCTACCGCCCCAGGTACATCGTACATCACCGTTTGGTTTATGTCTGAACTGAGAACGTCAGTATATGGTGGTGGTGGTTCGAATCCTGCGTTGTCATAG comes from Ptychodera flava strain L36383 chromosome 8, AS_Pfla_20210202, whole genome shotgun sequence and encodes:
- the LOC139138659 gene encoding uncharacterized protein, whose amino-acid sequence is MTEHGRVHNVYQSDIGDLNNVYDNIPSDPETPKFHQENRETEKQRQHLQTAVVYDNAGFEPPPPYTDVLSSDINQTVMYDVPGAPKLPPDQQFTIVETSNETATPSAPPAKGKATNGDIIGLVLAILACILFFPLGIPAIVLSCLAIRHRRNLRNETAGRYTNISIILSIIAICLFVTLVIALAATNQSGGEYGDVTTEPGSDSDSNESTTKADNSRPFDRSDDIDNGDLNHVTDEDGNNAHEIVDYDLRVDDQS